One Chordicoccus furentiruminis DNA window includes the following coding sequences:
- a CDS encoding MotA/TolQ/ExbB proton channel family protein yields MKKLFRSKATLIVTYIVMLAVCVYLNVTAGRLDRSNIIVSGAMFLIVLILFLYAFGRFRAVDGMMRDLQNAAETIRSDYSQKHEYLWESYRNRETLFSDPVLRAQYENFTAEIARTDQLSDGVYKCDIEDYINHDLLDETVNRNVLNLVSGTMTGLGILGTFIGLSIGLQQFNTGTASEITESIAPLIQGIKVAFHTSIYGMVFSLVFSFVYKNKLDDADRVLDDFLDAYDSYVLPDSKNENLSQMLTYQKKQAEGMKELADSLGRQFGSTLTEIMNSQMDRMNGTVKDFAEVASRSQVEGMQTIVDRFVGQMDQALDGRLTALSGTLDEILGWEKENRDFMTRTLKEIGGLGTDLTQIGLVSKAAVESMASYMQKLGEMQAGINQDLGRLTDERQRNAEVLEQQQHYIEELVSYERQLSTSSEQFSRKMAEQLAFLQRMESKIADNARQNIADVTAAAQEATRQLSVSSTEAGDALKQSAQYAADTVAQTAQAQMEQVMKGSGDAAAGMKQSADELAEASEKLSGQLAASLKKTYDTVDRMQKELESLIYAMDVLRRNSSVMKQLQ; encoded by the coding sequence ATGAAAAAACTGTTTCGATCGAAAGCGACGCTGATCGTCACCTATATTGTGATGCTCGCGGTCTGTGTCTATCTCAACGTGACGGCCGGCCGGCTGGACCGGTCCAACATCATCGTGAGCGGGGCGATGTTTCTCATCGTTCTGATTCTCTTCCTCTATGCCTTCGGACGCTTCCGCGCCGTCGACGGCATGATGCGGGATCTTCAGAACGCCGCGGAGACGATCCGGTCGGATTACAGCCAGAAGCATGAATACCTCTGGGAATCCTACCGGAACCGGGAAACGCTGTTCTCCGATCCGGTTCTCCGGGCGCAGTATGAGAATTTCACGGCGGAGATCGCCCGGACGGATCAGCTTTCGGACGGCGTCTACAAGTGCGACATCGAAGACTACATCAACCATGATCTGCTGGACGAGACGGTCAACCGGAACGTGCTGAATCTGGTATCCGGGACCATGACGGGACTGGGCATTCTCGGGACCTTCATCGGGCTCTCCATCGGTCTTCAGCAGTTCAACACCGGCACGGCCAGCGAGATCACCGAGAGCATCGCACCGCTGATTCAGGGGATCAAGGTGGCCTTCCACACTTCGATCTACGGCATGGTGTTCTCTCTGGTGTTCAGCTTCGTCTACAAGAACAAGCTGGACGACGCCGACCGGGTGCTCGATGATTTCCTTGACGCGTACGATTCCTATGTCCTTCCGGATTCGAAGAACGAGAATCTGAGCCAGATGCTGACCTACCAGAAGAAGCAGGCGGAAGGAATGAAGGAGCTGGCGGATTCGCTCGGCCGGCAGTTCGGATCCACGCTGACGGAGATCATGAACAGCCAGATGGACCGGATGAACGGGACGGTGAAGGACTTCGCCGAAGTGGCCAGCCGGAGCCAGGTGGAGGGCATGCAGACCATCGTCGATCGCTTTGTCGGTCAGATGGACCAGGCGCTGGACGGCCGGCTGACGGCGCTGTCCGGCACGCTCGACGAAATTCTCGGCTGGGAGAAGGAAAACCGGGACTTTATGACCCGGACATTGAAGGAGATCGGCGGCCTTGGCACGGATCTTACCCAGATCGGTCTTGTCTCGAAGGCCGCGGTGGAGAGCATGGCATCCTATATGCAGAAGCTGGGTGAGATGCAGGCCGGCATCAATCAGGATCTCGGCCGTCTCACGGACGAGCGGCAGCGGAATGCGGAGGTCCTCGAACAGCAGCAGCATTACATTGAGGAGCTCGTGTCGTATGAGCGGCAGCTGAGCACGTCCTCGGAGCAGTTCAGCCGGAAGATGGCGGAGCAGCTGGCCTTCCTTCAGAGAATGGAGAGCAAGATCGCGGACAACGCGCGTCAGAATATCGCCGATGTGACCGCGGCGGCGCAGGAGGCGACACGGCAGCTTTCCGTTTCCTCGACGGAGGCGGGCGACGCGCTGAAGCAGTCCGCTCAGTACGCGGCGGATACGGTCGCTCAGACAGCTCAGGCGCAGATGGAGCAGGTGATGAAGGGCTCCGGCGACGCGGCGGCCGGTATGAAGCAGTCGGCTGATGAACTCGCCGAAGCGTCTGAGAAGCTGAGCGGGCAGCTGGCCGCTTCGCTGAAGAAGACCTACGATACGGTTGACCGGATGCAGAAGGAGCTGGAGTCGCTGATCTACGCGATGGATGTGCTGCGGCGCAACTCGTCGGTGATGAAGCAGCTGCAGTGA
- a CDS encoding tetratricopeptide repeat protein, with product MKENRTPEEEITALRRQYYARKRDAEEAARRASGADAGTEEDIASILGDEEAPSARSGKVRALRAAAAGQAAGRARQAALRLVRAELKYKTGIEEAISILNEMANRNETKAILVFAKLFEKGGLYTQDYGKARECLEWAEELGDPEADFQLGRYYRLGLGVTRDDETAVSYFERASRGGVHKADYQLAALYFQQGSPRAAVRRLELAAVHRVPGARYDYAMCLLYGDGVKADPAKAVQILEESSADGDPEAAEKLAFLYDQGFRVKADPERAAAFRARLANLAGTRSL from the coding sequence ATGAAGGAAAACAGAACGCCGGAGGAAGAGATCACGGCGCTCCGCAGACAGTATTACGCCAGAAAGCGGGACGCGGAGGAGGCGGCCCGCCGTGCTTCCGGCGCCGACGCGGGGACGGAGGAAGACATCGCCTCGATTCTCGGCGACGAGGAGGCGCCTTCCGCCCGTTCGGGGAAGGTAAGAGCGCTCCGAGCTGCGGCCGCCGGTCAGGCGGCCGGGCGGGCGCGTCAGGCGGCGCTCCGGCTTGTGCGGGCCGAGCTGAAATACAAGACGGGGATCGAAGAGGCGATTTCGATTCTGAACGAGATGGCCAACCGGAACGAGACGAAGGCGATCCTTGTCTTCGCGAAGCTCTTCGAGAAAGGCGGCCTTTATACGCAGGATTACGGAAAGGCCAGAGAATGCCTCGAGTGGGCGGAGGAACTGGGCGATCCGGAGGCTGATTTTCAGCTGGGCCGCTACTACCGGCTGGGCCTCGGCGTGACACGGGACGATGAGACGGCGGTGAGCTATTTCGAGAGAGCCTCCCGCGGAGGCGTTCACAAGGCGGATTACCAGCTGGCGGCCCTCTATTTTCAGCAGGGAAGCCCCCGGGCGGCCGTCCGCCGGCTCGAGCTGGCGGCGGTCCACCGCGTTCCCGGAGCACGCTACGATTACGCGATGTGCCTTCTCTACGGGGACGGCGTGAAGGCGGATCCGGCGAAGGCGGTGCAGATTCTCGAGGAGTCCTCCGCCGACGGCGACCCGGAAGCCGCGGAAAAGCTGGCGTTTCTCTACGATCAGGGATTCCGGGTGAAGGCGGATCCGGAGCGGGCGGCGGCGTTCCGGGCTCGGCTCGCAAATCTTGCGGGCACCCGTTCTTTGTAG
- a CDS encoding cytochrome C biogenesis protein, with the protein MSAGWTEEEGSTLTYRYLKLEIFIPESHLEILKKTLRDCDAGHIGRYDSCLSVSRVTSTWRPLAGTHPFLGKEREISEEPEIKAEVTIRAEQLKEVLKAVRRVHPYEEPVINVIPLLETGL; encoded by the coding sequence ATGAGCGCGGGCTGGACAGAGGAGGAAGGGAGTACGCTGACCTACAGGTATCTGAAGCTGGAAATCTTCATCCCGGAGAGCCATCTGGAGATTCTGAAGAAGACGCTGCGGGACTGTGACGCCGGACACATCGGACGCTACGACAGCTGCCTGTCCGTGAGCCGTGTGACGAGCACCTGGCGTCCGCTGGCCGGTACGCACCCGTTTCTCGGAAAAGAGCGGGAGATCAGCGAGGAGCCGGAGATCAAGGCGGAGGTGACGATCCGGGCGGAGCAGCTGAAAGAGGTCCTGAAGGCGGTCCGGCGCGTCCATCCCTATGAGGAGCCGGTGATTAACGTGATCCCGCTGCTGGAGACAGGGCTTTAA
- a CDS encoding IS110 family RNA-guided transposase encodes MLNAVGIDVSKGRSTVAVLQPGGVVIHKPFDVSHKSSDLRDLARYLGSLNGETRVVMESTGRYHEPIRNALSKAGLFVSTVNPHLIRNYGNNTLRKVKTDPADAKKIARYTLDNWASLHEYSVMDTARTELKTLNSQFAFFMKQKTAAKTNLIALLDMTYPGVNKLFTSPVRPDGSEKWVDYADSFWHVDCVLDSGPKVFAERYQSFCKHHGYDYQPARPEKLYAQAKELVPTVPKDPVYKEMIRDSIAQLNLMSKHVEELRRKMDELASSLPEYQTVRSMYGVGPSLGPQIMAEIGDISRFNHREALTAYAGVDPGKNDSGEVVHKSGHASKCGSARLRKSLFQVMEAMLQLGPRDDDPVSRFLFKKKAEGKPYLVYMTAGANKFLRVYYGKVKECIRNLPASDSED; translated from the coding sequence ATGTTGAACGCAGTAGGTATCGATGTATCAAAAGGCAGAAGCACGGTCGCTGTCCTGCAGCCAGGCGGTGTCGTGATTCATAAGCCTTTTGACGTGTCCCACAAGTCCTCAGATCTTCGTGATCTCGCCCGCTATCTCGGCTCACTCAATGGTGAAACGAGAGTCGTAATGGAGAGTACAGGGCGTTATCACGAGCCGATCCGTAATGCTCTGTCAAAAGCAGGTCTCTTTGTCTCAACGGTAAATCCACACCTGATCCGAAACTACGGAAACAACACGCTCCGCAAGGTCAAGACCGATCCCGCCGATGCTAAAAAGATTGCCCGCTACACCCTTGACAACTGGGCGTCCCTGCATGAGTATTCAGTCATGGACACTGCGCGTACAGAACTGAAAACCCTCAATTCACAGTTTGCCTTCTTCATGAAGCAGAAAACGGCTGCCAAGACCAACCTGATCGCCCTTCTTGACATGACCTATCCTGGCGTAAATAAGCTCTTTACAAGCCCTGTGCGCCCTGATGGGAGCGAGAAATGGGTCGACTATGCCGATTCCTTCTGGCATGTGGACTGTGTCCTGGATTCCGGCCCGAAGGTGTTCGCGGAACGTTACCAAAGCTTCTGTAAACATCACGGCTATGATTACCAGCCTGCCCGTCCGGAAAAGCTTTACGCTCAGGCAAAGGAGCTGGTTCCGACTGTTCCAAAGGATCCGGTCTACAAAGAGATGATCAGGGACAGCATCGCACAGCTGAACCTTATGTCAAAGCATGTCGAAGAACTCCGCCGGAAGATGGATGAACTCGCATCCTCGCTCCCGGAGTATCAGACCGTCCGTTCCATGTATGGCGTAGGTCCGAGCCTCGGCCCGCAGATCATGGCCGAGATCGGAGACATCAGCCGATTCAACCATCGGGAAGCATTGACGGCTTACGCCGGCGTGGATCCCGGAAAAAACGATTCCGGTGAGGTCGTTCACAAGAGTGGTCACGCATCGAAATGCGGCTCTGCACGCCTTCGGAAATCATTGTTCCAGGTCATGGAGGCGATGCTCCAGCTCGGTCCCCGCGATGACGATCCGGTCAGCCGGTTCCTGTTCAAGAAGAAAGCCGAGGGGAAACCATATCTCGTATATATGACCGCTGGTGCGAACAAGTTCCTCCGCGTCTACTACGGTAAAGTAAAGGAGTGCATCCGTAATCTTCCTGCCTCTGATTCAGAGGACTGA
- a CDS encoding OmpA family protein, whose translation MAGRRKRRRDDEPSYWLSYSDMMAGLLLMFVIIISFTMMQAKTKFEADEKELKAQQETLARQQAQLEDQNTTMSEQSTTLTEQESQLAAQKAALEKQREELAAQQKKLKEQQDQLAAAQATMDSQESALSDAETTLTQQSSELTEKEKELAEAQAALKKQQTTLENQQKKLAGAESKISSQQQQMEDLVGVRKELIEQLKKAFEGTANVTVDSDGSIVFESSVLFDFNDAKLSDDGKTFLKQFLPQYFSILLSDQFKDYVSEIIIEGHTDTDGGYLFNLELSQERALAVATYCLTDDGSVLPAQQVEALRTLVAANGKSYSDPILNQDGSVNMDASRRVEFKFRLKDEEMVNQMLDILNGGQTDSQ comes from the coding sequence ATGGCGGGACGGAGAAAAAGACGCAGGGACGACGAGCCTTCGTACTGGCTGTCGTATTCCGATATGATGGCGGGCCTTCTGCTGATGTTCGTGATTATCATTTCCTTCACGATGATGCAGGCGAAGACCAAGTTCGAGGCGGACGAGAAGGAACTGAAGGCCCAGCAGGAGACGCTGGCAAGGCAGCAGGCGCAGCTGGAGGATCAGAATACGACAATGAGCGAGCAGTCCACGACGCTCACCGAGCAGGAGAGCCAGCTGGCGGCGCAGAAAGCGGCGCTGGAGAAGCAGAGGGAGGAACTGGCTGCCCAGCAGAAGAAGCTGAAGGAGCAGCAGGACCAGCTCGCGGCGGCGCAGGCGACGATGGATTCGCAGGAGTCGGCCCTCTCGGACGCGGAGACTACGCTCACGCAGCAGTCGTCGGAACTGACGGAGAAGGAAAAGGAGCTGGCGGAAGCGCAGGCGGCACTGAAGAAGCAGCAGACGACACTGGAGAACCAGCAGAAGAAGCTGGCCGGCGCGGAATCAAAGATCAGCTCTCAGCAGCAGCAGATGGAAGATCTGGTCGGCGTCCGGAAGGAGCTGATCGAGCAGCTGAAGAAGGCGTTCGAGGGGACCGCCAACGTCACGGTGGATTCCGACGGCTCGATCGTATTCGAGTCCAGCGTGCTGTTTGACTTCAACGACGCGAAGCTGAGCGATGACGGCAAGACGTTCCTGAAGCAGTTCCTGCCGCAGTATTTCAGTATTCTGCTGAGCGATCAGTTCAAGGATTATGTGTCTGAGATCATCATCGAGGGCCACACGGACACGGACGGCGGATACCTCTTCAATCTGGAGCTTTCTCAGGAGAGGGCGCTGGCCGTGGCGACCTACTGCCTGACGGACGACGGGAGCGTGCTGCCCGCGCAGCAGGTGGAGGCGCTCCGGACGCTGGTGGCGGCCAACGGCAAATCCTACAGCGACCCGATCCTGAATCAGGACGGTTCCGTCAATATGGACGCGTCGCGCCGCGTGGAGTTCAAGTTCCGCCTGAAGGATGAAGAGATGGTGAACCAGATGCTGGATATTCTGAACGGCGGACAGACGGATTCGCAGTAA
- a CDS encoding ATP-binding protein — MGKVIAVSGKGGVGKTTLTGLLIQYLCETGRRPVLAVDADANSNLNEVLGVEVETTLGDLREIIEASAKNDDLIPKNMTKQDYLEMRMNDALTEEDDFDLMVMGRTQGSGCYCYVNGLLQTQIQKLQNNYPYIVVDNEAGMEHISRGILPQMDTAILVSDCSRRGVQAAGRIKDLMNELHFKPSQIGLIVNRAPEGKLDDGTMEEIRKQGLDLLGVVPQDQGVYQFDCDGKPIVQLPADSPVRAALRDIVDKLKL; from the coding sequence ATGGGTAAAGTGATTGCAGTATCCGGCAAGGGCGGCGTCGGGAAAACGACGCTGACCGGCCTTCTGATTCAGTATCTCTGCGAGACGGGCCGCAGGCCCGTGCTGGCCGTCGACGCCGACGCGAACTCCAACCTCAACGAGGTGCTGGGCGTGGAAGTCGAGACGACGCTGGGCGATCTCCGGGAAATCATCGAAGCTTCCGCCAAGAACGACGACCTGATCCCGAAGAATATGACGAAACAGGACTATCTGGAGATGCGCATGAACGACGCGCTTACCGAAGAGGACGACTTCGACCTGATGGTGATGGGACGCACGCAGGGCAGCGGCTGCTACTGCTACGTCAACGGCCTGCTTCAGACCCAGATCCAGAAGCTTCAGAACAACTATCCGTATATCGTCGTCGACAACGAGGCCGGCATGGAGCACATCAGCCGCGGGATTCTTCCGCAGATGGATACGGCGATCCTCGTCAGCGACTGCTCCCGCCGCGGCGTGCAGGCCGCCGGCCGGATCAAGGACCTGATGAACGAGCTCCACTTCAAGCCGTCTCAGATCGGCCTCATCGTCAACCGGGCGCCCGAAGGTAAGCTCGACGACGGCACGATGGAGGAAATCAGAAAGCAGGGGCTGGATCTGCTGGGCGTCGTGCCTCAGGATCAGGGCGTCTACCAGTTCGACTGCGACGGAAAGCCGATCGTCCAGCTGCCCGCGGACTCTCCGGTCCGCGCCGCGCTCAGGGATATCGTTGATAAGCTGAAGCTGTGA
- a CDS encoding alpha/beta hydrolase — protein sequence MNFSEEAVKPELFGTKDSARLVIQMTDDHDMELMESEAAELRERTGGEDWCLAAVPVKDWEQDLTPWPAEPVFGTKPFGAGADVTLRLLTERIIPELAGPERRRLYLCGYSLAGLFALWAGYQTDAFSGIAGVSPSVWYPGWTDFAASRKMRAPAVYLSLGDREHRSRNAVMAKVADAIREQEKLLERDGTPSLLEWNRGNHFVDSDRRVARGIAWLLRRT from the coding sequence ATGAATTTTTCTGAAGAAGCGGTGAAACCGGAGCTTTTCGGAACGAAGGATTCCGCACGCCTTGTGATTCAGATGACGGACGATCACGACATGGAGCTGATGGAAAGCGAGGCGGCGGAACTCCGGGAACGGACGGGAGGTGAAGACTGGTGCCTCGCGGCAGTTCCTGTGAAAGACTGGGAGCAGGATCTCACGCCCTGGCCGGCGGAACCGGTGTTCGGGACGAAGCCCTTCGGAGCCGGCGCGGACGTGACGCTCCGTCTTCTCACGGAACGGATCATCCCGGAGCTCGCCGGTCCGGAGAGGCGAAGGCTCTACCTGTGCGGCTACTCGCTGGCCGGCCTGTTCGCTCTCTGGGCGGGATATCAGACGGATGCATTTTCCGGAATCGCGGGGGTATCCCCGTCGGTCTGGTATCCGGGATGGACGGATTTTGCCGCTTCCAGGAAAATGCGCGCGCCGGCGGTTTATCTCAGTCTCGGGGACAGAGAACACCGCTCCCGCAACGCCGTGATGGCGAAGGTCGCCGACGCGATCCGGGAGCAGGAGAAGTTGCTGGAACGAGACGGCACGCCGAGTCTCCTCGAGTGGAACCGGGGGAACCATTTCGTGGACAGCGACCGGAGAGTCGCAAGGGGAATCGCATGGCTGCTGAGGCGGACGTGA
- a CDS encoding sensor histidine kinase, with protein MKEISRIHSIYMHLALLVAAALAATLVTYYSLYYALGRAVDAYRSDPAVTAKLDKSYIKKLKSYVRKNGIGTDDTEKINAWVTEQKVLSIQILKDGKLIYDSDYSTDDPDWEPADGEGIYDWVSDSATVYDISFDDGTAQVAIYGYYNLSMYNIALLISMVAAFGVMMLIVLIGISRTVRYIVRLSREVEILEGGHLDYPITVKGRDELALLAQNLDNMRRTFREQSVREEELQRKNQTMVTEMSHDLRTPLTSILLYTEILKNGRFSDRSEAEDLLNRIEEKVYRMKDLAETLLNYSIHPDSERRIELEKEDFADAFYEMQSETASYLARQGIRTQTEMEWRHLAVAVQPDYPARIFENLVSNLVKYADRSVPAEIRTVYPEGFCGFIFRNRTAEKPSSPESAGVGLDSVRSMMNAMGGRCRAVRDGDFFETEILFARWQDREEEPPAETDGACDPVNGEIRGEAAGGRDG; from the coding sequence ATGAAAGAAATCAGCAGGATTCATTCGATTTACATGCATCTGGCGCTTCTTGTCGCCGCGGCGCTGGCCGCGACGCTGGTCACGTACTACTCGCTGTACTATGCGCTCGGCAGGGCGGTGGACGCCTACAGGAGCGATCCGGCCGTCACGGCGAAGCTGGACAAGTCCTATATCAAAAAGCTGAAGAGCTATGTCAGAAAGAACGGAATCGGCACGGACGACACGGAGAAGATCAACGCCTGGGTCACGGAACAGAAGGTTCTTTCCATCCAGATCCTGAAGGACGGGAAGCTGATCTACGATTCGGACTATTCCACGGACGATCCGGACTGGGAGCCGGCGGACGGCGAGGGAATCTACGACTGGGTGTCCGATTCCGCGACCGTCTACGACATCTCCTTCGATGACGGAACCGCGCAGGTGGCGATCTACGGCTACTACAACCTCAGCATGTACAACATTGCCCTGCTGATCTCCATGGTGGCGGCCTTCGGCGTGATGATGCTCATCGTGCTGATCGGCATCTCGCGCACGGTGCGTTACATCGTCCGTCTGAGCCGGGAGGTGGAAATCCTTGAGGGCGGCCATCTCGACTACCCGATCACGGTGAAGGGACGGGACGAGCTCGCGCTGCTGGCCCAGAATCTGGACAACATGCGCCGCACCTTCCGCGAGCAGTCGGTCCGGGAGGAGGAACTGCAGCGGAAGAACCAGACGATGGTGACGGAGATGTCCCATGATCTCCGCACGCCGCTGACATCGATCCTTCTGTATACCGAGATCCTGAAAAACGGCCGGTTCTCCGACCGGTCGGAGGCGGAGGATCTGCTGAACCGGATCGAAGAGAAAGTGTACCGGATGAAGGACCTGGCCGAGACGCTGCTGAACTACTCCATCCACCCGGATTCGGAGCGCCGTATCGAGCTGGAGAAGGAAGATTTCGCGGATGCATTTTATGAAATGCAGTCCGAGACCGCCTCCTATCTGGCGAGACAGGGAATCCGGACGCAGACGGAGATGGAGTGGCGGCATCTGGCGGTGGCGGTTCAACCGGATTATCCGGCCCGGATCTTCGAGAATCTGGTATCGAACCTGGTCAAGTACGCGGACCGGTCCGTGCCGGCGGAGATCCGGACGGTCTATCCGGAAGGGTTCTGCGGTTTCATCTTCCGGAACCGGACGGCGGAGAAGCCTTCCTCGCCGGAGAGCGCCGGCGTCGGACTGGACAGTGTCCGCAGCATGATGAACGCGATGGGCGGCCGGTGCCGGGCGGTGCGGGACGGTGATTTCTTCGAGACGGAAATTCTGTTCGCGCGGTGGCAGGACCGGGAGGAGGAGCCGCCGGCCGAGACGGACGGAGCCTGTGATCCGGTGAACGGGGAGATCCGCGGGGAAGCGGCGGGCGGCCGGGACGGGTGA
- the thrH gene encoding bifunctional phosphoserine phosphatase/homoserine phosphotransferase ThrH — protein MYITCLDMEGVVVPEIWIAFAEASGIPELRRTTRDEPDYNKLMNWRLGILKEHGLGLREIQDVIATIDPLPGAKDFLDELRSFSQLIIISDTFTQFASPLIRKLGMPTLFCNELEVAPGGEITGFRMRIRDSKLNTVRALQSIGFDTIASGDSYNDLGMIRASKAGFLFRSTEQIRKDNPDIPSCETYDELMKLIRGAMD, from the coding sequence ATGTATATTACCTGTCTTGATATGGAAGGCGTCGTCGTACCGGAGATCTGGATCGCGTTCGCGGAAGCCAGCGGCATCCCCGAGCTCAGAAGAACGACCCGGGACGAGCCGGATTACAACAAGCTGATGAACTGGAGACTCGGGATTCTGAAGGAGCACGGCCTCGGCCTCCGGGAGATTCAGGACGTCATCGCGACCATTGATCCGCTTCCGGGCGCGAAGGACTTTCTCGATGAACTTCGTTCCTTCTCCCAGCTGATCATCATCAGCGATACCTTCACCCAGTTCGCCTCGCCGCTGATCCGCAAGCTCGGGATGCCGACGCTGTTCTGCAACGAGCTGGAGGTGGCTCCGGGCGGGGAAATCACCGGCTTCCGGATGCGGATCAGGGACTCCAAGCTGAACACTGTCCGCGCGCTGCAGTCCATCGGCTTCGACACGATCGCCAGTGGCGACAGCTACAACGACCTCGGCATGATCCGTGCCAGCAAGGCCGGCTTCCTGTTCCGCAGCACGGAGCAGATCCGGAAGGACAACCCGGACATCCCGTCCTGCGAAACCTATGACGAGCTGATGAAACTGATCCGCGGCGCGATGGACTGA
- a CDS encoding glycoside hydrolase family 31 protein — MQFFEDHGALVARLYGETLRIEAWGPDSFRVRSTMLPEFSGRRWALTEEAPAAQASVEIGEEDHWVGDGTVDRKPVASITNGRLKAVVNFAGVITFYRDGALLLREYFRAYDGTLSRESRCLKVVNREWKGVIGGTEFSLNLKFESIDGEKIFGMGQYQQKYMDMKGCTLELAQRNSQVTVPFLVSNKGYGMLWNNPAVGRVTFGKNYTEWIARATREMDYWITAADTPKELLASYTAVTGRAPAYPEDRMGLWQCKLRYRTQDEVLSVARRYHEAGIKIDLIVIDFFHWTLQGDWQFDPVYWPDPKAMCDELHSMGIKVVVSVWPSVDRKSVHFQDMLEKGLLIRTERGALQTYDYQGDCVEIDPFNPATREYVWNVCKQNYYDYGIDAFWLDNSEPDYGVYDFEHYRYQAGPALAVSNLYPQLYSRAFFDGMRKQSDAPVVNLLRSGWAGSQKYGNVIWSGDVPSTFEALYDQVQCGLNMGLAGIPWWNTDIGGFMTDDVHDPDWQQLLIRWYEFAVYTPVFRLHGDRGPYNIPKLDDRDFGGGYLHTGQPNEMWSYGGENFRIMKKYYDIRIGMHDYIRSLYEEASENGSPLMRAMFYEFPEDPVCWELQDQYMFGSRLLVAPILALNASVREVYLPEGRWKEQRTGEVFTGGRRVNADAPLDYLPVFERLD, encoded by the coding sequence ATGCAGTTTTTTGAAGATCATGGTGCACTGGTGGCGCGGCTTTACGGAGAGACGCTCAGGATCGAGGCGTGGGGACCGGATTCCTTCCGTGTCCGCTCGACGATGCTGCCTGAGTTCAGCGGACGGAGATGGGCTCTTACGGAAGAGGCGCCCGCCGCTCAGGCATCCGTCGAGATCGGCGAGGAGGATCACTGGGTCGGGGACGGAACCGTCGACCGGAAACCCGTCGCGTCCATCACGAACGGACGGCTGAAGGCGGTGGTGAATTTCGCCGGCGTGATCACATTTTACCGGGACGGCGCCCTGCTGCTCCGGGAGTATTTCAGGGCTTACGACGGCACGCTGAGCCGGGAGTCACGCTGCCTCAAGGTGGTGAACCGCGAGTGGAAGGGCGTGATCGGCGGAACCGAGTTCTCGCTGAACCTGAAGTTCGAGAGTATCGACGGCGAGAAGATTTTCGGCATGGGCCAGTACCAGCAGAAGTATATGGATATGAAGGGCTGCACGCTGGAGCTGGCGCAGCGCAATTCGCAGGTGACGGTGCCGTTTCTCGTCTCGAATAAGGGCTACGGCATGCTGTGGAACAATCCGGCGGTGGGCCGCGTGACGTTCGGCAAGAATTATACGGAATGGATCGCCCGCGCGACGCGGGAGATGGACTACTGGATCACGGCGGCGGACACGCCGAAGGAGCTGCTCGCTTCCTACACGGCCGTCACGGGCCGGGCGCCGGCGTACCCGGAGGACCGGATGGGACTCTGGCAGTGCAAGCTGCGCTACCGGACGCAGGACGAGGTGCTCTCCGTCGCGCGCCGCTACCATGAGGCCGGGATCAAAATCGATCTGATCGTCATCGACTTCTTCCACTGGACGCTTCAGGGAGACTGGCAGTTCGACCCGGTCTACTGGCCGGATCCGAAGGCGATGTGCGACGAGCTGCATTCCATGGGAATCAAGGTCGTCGTCTCGGTCTGGCCGAGCGTGGACCGGAAGAGCGTGCATTTTCAGGACATGCTGGAGAAGGGGCTGCTGATCCGGACCGAGCGGGGCGCGCTTCAGACCTACGATTACCAGGGCGACTGCGTCGAGATCGATCCCTTCAACCCGGCGACCCGGGAGTATGTCTGGAATGTCTGCAAACAGAACTACTACGATTACGGCATCGACGCGTTCTGGCTCGACAACTCGGAGCCGGATTACGGCGTCTATGACTTTGAGCACTACCGCTATCAGGCGGGGCCGGCTCTCGCGGTGAGCAACCTGTATCCCCAGCTCTACAGCCGGGCGTTCTTCGACGGCATGCGGAAGCAGAGCGATGCACCGGTGGTCAACCTGCTCCGCAGCGGATGGGCCGGCAGCCAGAAGTACGGCAACGTGATCTGGTCCGGCGATGTTCCCAGTACCTTCGAGGCGCTCTACGATCAGGTGCAGTGCGGACTCAACATGGGACTCGCGGGAATTCCCTGGTGGAATACGGACATCGGCGGGTTCATGACGGACGATGTGCATGATCCGGACTGGCAGCAGCTGCTGATCCGGTGGTACGAATTTGCGGTGTACACGCCGGTCTTCCGTCTGCACGGGGACCGCGGACCGTACAACATCCCGAAGCTCGACGACCGGGATTTCGGCGGCGGCTATCTTCATACCGGCCAGCCCAACGAGATGTGGAGCTACGGCGGGGAGAATTTCCGGATTATGAAGAAGTACTATGATATCCGGATCGGGATGCACGATTACATCCGCTCGCTCTACGAGGAAGCGTCCGAAAACGGTTCTCCGCTGATGCGCGCGATGTTCTATGAGTTCCCGGAGGATCCCGTCTGCTGGGAGCTGCAGGATCAGTACATGTTCGGAAGCCGGCTGCTGGTGGCACCGATCCTTGCGCTGAACGCGTCGGTGAGAGAGGTCTATCTGCCGGAGGGCAGATGGAAGGAGCAGCGGACCGGCGAGGTCTTTACGGGCGGCCGCCGGGTGAACGCGGACGCGCCGCTGGATTACCTTCCGGTCTTCGAGCGGCTGGACTGA